A genome region from Populus alba chromosome 3, ASM523922v2, whole genome shotgun sequence includes the following:
- the LOC118028591 gene encoding oxysterol-binding protein-related protein 2A isoform X1: MVIKMRVKEMHPLCCISLESSEVRSQSPDATLTRARSLPETFFGGSYGNVGRTEAGSKATVAGVLYKWTNYGKGWRSRWFLLKNGVLSYSKIRRPPESINLGDDVRLIGEISTNRLLRLDSRGGSGRQKLPKSVGLVHLKISSFRESKSDDKRFYIFTATKTLHLRTDSKRDRVAWIRALVSTSSLFPSRSLNDSISLVPNDLSISTDRLKKRLLEDGINENIVKDCEQIMLSEFSEIQVQVKVLCEERSNLLDTLRQLEAANIENETSGIPDGEYQLTKHEFSSLGRGKYSEYSTTESSDDIEKQELEEVSDEDGTSFYDTKEYFTELAVSGLSMTEVSKYSEKDRRFNQLDNEEKMHAVKRVCSSGYPYIERRKKLPDPVEKEKGVSLWSMIKDNVGKDLTRVCLPVYFNEPISSLQKCFEDLEYSYLLDRAYEYGKAGNSDLRILNVAAFAVSGYASSEGRHCKPFNPLLGETYEADFPDKGVRFFSEKVSHHPTLIACHCEGRGWKFWGDSNLRTKFWGRSIQLDPVGILTLEFDDGEIFQWSKVTTTIYNLILGKLYCGHHGMMHIQGNRQYSCKLKFKEQSILDRNPHQVQGFVEDASGNKVASLFGKWDDSMYYTTGDETGKPKDRIPSSNATLLWKRNKPPLNLTRYNLTTFAITLNELTPGLQIKERLPPTDSRLRPDQRHLENGEYEKANAEKQRLERRQRMSRKLQEHGWKPRWFQKEGENGSFRYGGGYWEAREQGNWDGCPNIFGEFNEDLVESSEGP, translated from the exons atggttaTAAAAATGAGGGTCAAAGAAATGCATCCATTATGCTGCATCTCACTTGAGAGCTCAGAAGTTCGGAGCCAATCACCGGATGCAACGTTGACTCGAGCAAGATCGTTGCCGGAGACATTTTTCGGTGGATCTTACGGCAATGTAGGGAGGACAGAGGCGGGATCGAAGGCGACGGTGGCTGGAGTGCTGTACAAGTGGACGAATTATGGAAAAGGGTGGAGATCGCGGTGGTTCTTGTTGAAAAATGGTGTGCTTTCTTACTCGAAGATTCGACGGCCACCGGAGAGTATTAATCTGGGTGATGATGTTAGATTGATCGGAGAAATATCGACGAATCGATTGTTGAGATTGGATAGTCGTGGCGGTAGTGGAAGACAGAAACTGCCAAAAAGTGTTGGCCTTGTTCATTTAAAG ATTTCATCATTTCGTGAGAGCAAGTCCGACGATAAGCGGTTTTACATATTTACTGCTACTAAGACACTTCATCTGAGAACTGATTCAAAGAGAGATAGAGTGGCTTGGATACGAGCACTGGTCTCAACTAGCAGCCTTTTTCCATCAAGATCGCTAAATGATAGTATCTCCCTTGTTCCAAATGATTTGTCTATCTCAACTGACAGGCTTAAGAAACGTTTACTTGAAGACGGTATCAATGAGAACATCGTAAAGGATTGCGAGCAGATCATGCTATCCGAGTTTTCTGAAATACAAGTTCAAGTTAAAGTTCTTTGTGAAGAACGGTCCAATTTGCTAGACACATTAAGGCAATTGGAG GCAGCTAATATTGAAAATGAAACCTCAGGAATTCCAGATGGCGAATATCAATTGACAAAGCATGAATTTTCAAGTTTAGGGCGTGGAAAATATAGTG AATATAGCACAACTGAGTCATCTGATGACATTGAGAAACAAGAGCTTGAGGAAGTGTCAGACGAAGATGGAACCTCCTTTTATGACACAAAAGAATATTTTACTGAACTGGCTGTCAGTGGTTTGTCAATGACAGAAGTTTCAAAGTACTCTGAGAAGGATAGGAGATTTAATCAGCTTGATAATGAAGAGAAAATGCATGCTGTGAAGCGAGTTTGCAGTTCTGGATATCCATATATTGAAAGGCGAAAAAAGCTTCCTGACCCGGTTGAGAAAGAGAAAGGAGTCAGTCTTTGGTCTATGATCAAAGACAATGTGGGGAAGGATCTCACACGAGTCTGTCTCCCTGTTTACTTTAATGAACCAATATCCTCTCTTCAGAAGTGTTTTGAGGACTTGGAGTACTCTTATCTTTTGGACAGAGCCTATGAATATGGAAAAGCA ggGAACAGTGACCTAAGGATCCTAAATGTTGCCGCTTTTGCTGTCTCTGGATATGCTTCCTCTGAAGGCCGGCACTGTAAACCCTTCAATCCTTTGCTAGGAGAAACTTATGAAGCTGACTTTCCTGATAAAGGAGTTCGTTTCTTCTCTGAAAAG GTTAGTCACCACCCAACTCTCATTGCCTGCCACTGTGAAGGTAGAGGGTGGAAGTTCTGGGGTGACAGCAACCTCCGCACAAAATTTTGGGGGCGGTCGATTCAGCTTGACCCTGTTGGAATCCTGACCCTAGAATTTGATGATGGTGAAATATTCCAGTGGAGCAAG GTCACAACAACGATCTATAATCTTATCCTTGGTAAATTGTATTGTGGTCACCATGGGATGATGCATATACAAGGAAATCGACAGTATTCATGCAAACTGAAGTTCAAAGAACAATCCATTCTTGACAGAAATCCTCACCAG GTTCAAGGGTTCGTTGAAGATGCTTCTGGTAATAAAGTTGCTTCATTATTTGGGAAGTGGGATGACAGCATGTATTATACTACTGGAGATGAGACTGGCAAGCCAAAGGATCGGATTCCCTCATCTAATGCCACCTTGCTTTGGAAAAGGAACAAGCCACCTCTTAATCTCACCCGGTACAACTTGACGACATTTGCTATCACCCTAAATGAATTGACGCCAGGACTCCAG ATTAAGGAGAGGCTCCCACCCACGGATTCCAGGCTTAGACCAGACCAGCGGCATTTGGAGAATGGGGAATATGAGAAAGCAAATGCAGAGAAACAACGGCTGGAGAGGAGGCAAAGAATG TCAAGGAAATTACAAGAACATGGATGGAAGCCCAGATGGTTCCAAAAGGAAGGTGAAAATGGATCTTTCCGCTATGGTGGTGGCTATTGGGAAGCTCGAGAGCAGGGAAATTGGGATGgatgtccaaatatttttggtgAATTCAATGAAGACCTAGTGGAATCCTCTGAAGGGCCCTGA
- the LOC118028591 gene encoding oxysterol-binding protein-related protein 2A isoform X5: MTEVSKYSEKDRRFNQLDNEEKMHAVKRVCSSGYPYIERRKKLPDPVEKEKGVSLWSMIKDNVGKDLTRVCLPVYFNEPISSLQKCFEDLEYSYLLDRAYEYGKAGNSDLRILNVAAFAVSGYASSEGRHCKPFNPLLGETYEADFPDKGVRFFSEKVSHHPTLIACHCEGRGWKFWGDSNLRTKFWGRSIQLDPVGILTLEFDDGEIFQWSKVTTTIYNLILGKLYCGHHGMMHIQGNRQYSCKLKFKEQSILDRNPHQVQGFVEDASGNKVASLFGKWDDSMYYTTGDETGKPKDRIPSSNATLLWKRNKPPLNLTRYNLTTFAITLNELTPGLQIKERLPPTDSRLRPDQRHLENGEYEKANAEKQRLERRQRMSRKLQEHGWKPRWFQKEGENGSFRYGGGYWEAREQGNWDGCPNIFGEFNEDLVESSEGP; the protein is encoded by the exons ATGACAGAAGTTTCAAAGTACTCTGAGAAGGATAGGAGATTTAATCAGCTTGATAATGAAGAGAAAATGCATGCTGTGAAGCGAGTTTGCAGTTCTGGATATCCATATATTGAAAGGCGAAAAAAGCTTCCTGACCCGGTTGAGAAAGAGAAAGGAGTCAGTCTTTGGTCTATGATCAAAGACAATGTGGGGAAGGATCTCACACGAGTCTGTCTCCCTGTTTACTTTAATGAACCAATATCCTCTCTTCAGAAGTGTTTTGAGGACTTGGAGTACTCTTATCTTTTGGACAGAGCCTATGAATATGGAAAAGCA ggGAACAGTGACCTAAGGATCCTAAATGTTGCCGCTTTTGCTGTCTCTGGATATGCTTCCTCTGAAGGCCGGCACTGTAAACCCTTCAATCCTTTGCTAGGAGAAACTTATGAAGCTGACTTTCCTGATAAAGGAGTTCGTTTCTTCTCTGAAAAG GTTAGTCACCACCCAACTCTCATTGCCTGCCACTGTGAAGGTAGAGGGTGGAAGTTCTGGGGTGACAGCAACCTCCGCACAAAATTTTGGGGGCGGTCGATTCAGCTTGACCCTGTTGGAATCCTGACCCTAGAATTTGATGATGGTGAAATATTCCAGTGGAGCAAG GTCACAACAACGATCTATAATCTTATCCTTGGTAAATTGTATTGTGGTCACCATGGGATGATGCATATACAAGGAAATCGACAGTATTCATGCAAACTGAAGTTCAAAGAACAATCCATTCTTGACAGAAATCCTCACCAG GTTCAAGGGTTCGTTGAAGATGCTTCTGGTAATAAAGTTGCTTCATTATTTGGGAAGTGGGATGACAGCATGTATTATACTACTGGAGATGAGACTGGCAAGCCAAAGGATCGGATTCCCTCATCTAATGCCACCTTGCTTTGGAAAAGGAACAAGCCACCTCTTAATCTCACCCGGTACAACTTGACGACATTTGCTATCACCCTAAATGAATTGACGCCAGGACTCCAG ATTAAGGAGAGGCTCCCACCCACGGATTCCAGGCTTAGACCAGACCAGCGGCATTTGGAGAATGGGGAATATGAGAAAGCAAATGCAGAGAAACAACGGCTGGAGAGGAGGCAAAGAATG TCAAGGAAATTACAAGAACATGGATGGAAGCCCAGATGGTTCCAAAAGGAAGGTGAAAATGGATCTTTCCGCTATGGTGGTGGCTATTGGGAAGCTCGAGAGCAGGGAAATTGGGATGgatgtccaaatatttttggtgAATTCAATGAAGACCTAGTGGAATCCTCTGAAGGGCCCTGA
- the LOC118028591 gene encoding oxysterol-binding protein-related protein 2A isoform X4 yields the protein MVIKMRVKEMHPLCCISLESSEVRSQSPDATLTRARSLPETFFGGSYGNVGRTEAGSKATVAGVLYKWTNYGKGWRSRWFLLKNGVLSYSKIRRPPESINLGDDVRLIGEISTNRLLRLDSRGGSGRQKLPKSVGLVHLKISSFRESKSDDKRFYIFTATKTLHLRTDSKRDRVAWIRALVSTSSLFPSRSLNDSISLVPNDLSISTDRLKKRLLEDGINENIVKDCEQIMLSEFSEIQVQVKVLCEERSNLLDTLRQLEAANIENETSGIPDGEYQLTKHEFSSLGRGKYSEYSTTESSDDIEKQELEEVSDEDGTSFYDTKEYFTELAVSGLSMTEVSKYSEKDRRFNQLDNEEKMHAVKRVCSSGYPYIERRKKLPDPVEKEKGVSLWSMIKDNVGKDLTRVCLPVYFNEPISSLQKCFEDLEYSYLLDRAYEYGKAGNSDLRILNVAAFAVSGYASSEGRHCKPFNPLLGETYEADFPDKGVRFFSEKVSHHPTLIACHCEGRGWKFWGDSNLRTKFWGRSIQLDPVGILTLEFDDGEIFQWSKVTTTIYNLILGKLYCGHHGMMHIQGNRQYSCKLKFKEQSILDRNPHQVQGFVEDASGNKVASLFGKWDDSMYYTTGDETGKPKDRIPSSNATLLWKRNKPPLNLTRYNLTTFAITLNELTPGLQPCLILGI from the exons atggttaTAAAAATGAGGGTCAAAGAAATGCATCCATTATGCTGCATCTCACTTGAGAGCTCAGAAGTTCGGAGCCAATCACCGGATGCAACGTTGACTCGAGCAAGATCGTTGCCGGAGACATTTTTCGGTGGATCTTACGGCAATGTAGGGAGGACAGAGGCGGGATCGAAGGCGACGGTGGCTGGAGTGCTGTACAAGTGGACGAATTATGGAAAAGGGTGGAGATCGCGGTGGTTCTTGTTGAAAAATGGTGTGCTTTCTTACTCGAAGATTCGACGGCCACCGGAGAGTATTAATCTGGGTGATGATGTTAGATTGATCGGAGAAATATCGACGAATCGATTGTTGAGATTGGATAGTCGTGGCGGTAGTGGAAGACAGAAACTGCCAAAAAGTGTTGGCCTTGTTCATTTAAAG ATTTCATCATTTCGTGAGAGCAAGTCCGACGATAAGCGGTTTTACATATTTACTGCTACTAAGACACTTCATCTGAGAACTGATTCAAAGAGAGATAGAGTGGCTTGGATACGAGCACTGGTCTCAACTAGCAGCCTTTTTCCATCAAGATCGCTAAATGATAGTATCTCCCTTGTTCCAAATGATTTGTCTATCTCAACTGACAGGCTTAAGAAACGTTTACTTGAAGACGGTATCAATGAGAACATCGTAAAGGATTGCGAGCAGATCATGCTATCCGAGTTTTCTGAAATACAAGTTCAAGTTAAAGTTCTTTGTGAAGAACGGTCCAATTTGCTAGACACATTAAGGCAATTGGAG GCAGCTAATATTGAAAATGAAACCTCAGGAATTCCAGATGGCGAATATCAATTGACAAAGCATGAATTTTCAAGTTTAGGGCGTGGAAAATATAGTG AATATAGCACAACTGAGTCATCTGATGACATTGAGAAACAAGAGCTTGAGGAAGTGTCAGACGAAGATGGAACCTCCTTTTATGACACAAAAGAATATTTTACTGAACTGGCTGTCAGTGGTTTGTCAATGACAGAAGTTTCAAAGTACTCTGAGAAGGATAGGAGATTTAATCAGCTTGATAATGAAGAGAAAATGCATGCTGTGAAGCGAGTTTGCAGTTCTGGATATCCATATATTGAAAGGCGAAAAAAGCTTCCTGACCCGGTTGAGAAAGAGAAAGGAGTCAGTCTTTGGTCTATGATCAAAGACAATGTGGGGAAGGATCTCACACGAGTCTGTCTCCCTGTTTACTTTAATGAACCAATATCCTCTCTTCAGAAGTGTTTTGAGGACTTGGAGTACTCTTATCTTTTGGACAGAGCCTATGAATATGGAAAAGCA ggGAACAGTGACCTAAGGATCCTAAATGTTGCCGCTTTTGCTGTCTCTGGATATGCTTCCTCTGAAGGCCGGCACTGTAAACCCTTCAATCCTTTGCTAGGAGAAACTTATGAAGCTGACTTTCCTGATAAAGGAGTTCGTTTCTTCTCTGAAAAG GTTAGTCACCACCCAACTCTCATTGCCTGCCACTGTGAAGGTAGAGGGTGGAAGTTCTGGGGTGACAGCAACCTCCGCACAAAATTTTGGGGGCGGTCGATTCAGCTTGACCCTGTTGGAATCCTGACCCTAGAATTTGATGATGGTGAAATATTCCAGTGGAGCAAG GTCACAACAACGATCTATAATCTTATCCTTGGTAAATTGTATTGTGGTCACCATGGGATGATGCATATACAAGGAAATCGACAGTATTCATGCAAACTGAAGTTCAAAGAACAATCCATTCTTGACAGAAATCCTCACCAG GTTCAAGGGTTCGTTGAAGATGCTTCTGGTAATAAAGTTGCTTCATTATTTGGGAAGTGGGATGACAGCATGTATTATACTACTGGAGATGAGACTGGCAAGCCAAAGGATCGGATTCCCTCATCTAATGCCACCTTGCTTTGGAAAAGGAACAAGCCACCTCTTAATCTCACCCGGTACAACTTGACGACATTTGCTATCACCCTAAATGAATTGACGCCAGGACTCCAG ccATGTCTAATCCTGGGTATTTGA
- the LOC118028591 gene encoding oxysterol-binding protein-related protein 2A isoform X3, with amino-acid sequence MHPLCCISLESSEVRSQSPDATLTRARSLPETFFGGSYGNVGRTEAGSKATVAGVLYKWTNYGKGWRSRWFLLKNGVLSYSKIRRPPESINLGDDVRLIGEISTNRLLRLDSRGGSGRQKLPKSVGLVHLKISSFRESKSDDKRFYIFTATKTLHLRTDSKRDRVAWIRALVSTSSLFPSRSLNDSISLVPNDLSISTDRLKKRLLEDGINENIVKDCEQIMLSEFSEIQVQVKVLCEERSNLLDTLRQLEAANIENETSGIPDGEYQLTKHEFSSLGRGKYSEYSTTESSDDIEKQELEEVSDEDGTSFYDTKEYFTELAVSGLSMTEVSKYSEKDRRFNQLDNEEKMHAVKRVCSSGYPYIERRKKLPDPVEKEKGVSLWSMIKDNVGKDLTRVCLPVYFNEPISSLQKCFEDLEYSYLLDRAYEYGKAGNSDLRILNVAAFAVSGYASSEGRHCKPFNPLLGETYEADFPDKGVRFFSEKVSHHPTLIACHCEGRGWKFWGDSNLRTKFWGRSIQLDPVGILTLEFDDGEIFQWSKVTTTIYNLILGKLYCGHHGMMHIQGNRQYSCKLKFKEQSILDRNPHQVQGFVEDASGNKVASLFGKWDDSMYYTTGDETGKPKDRIPSSNATLLWKRNKPPLNLTRYNLTTFAITLNELTPGLQIKERLPPTDSRLRPDQRHLENGEYEKANAEKQRLERRQRMSRKLQEHGWKPRWFQKEGENGSFRYGGGYWEAREQGNWDGCPNIFGEFNEDLVESSEGP; translated from the exons ATGCATCCATTATGCTGCATCTCACTTGAGAGCTCAGAAGTTCGGAGCCAATCACCGGATGCAACGTTGACTCGAGCAAGATCGTTGCCGGAGACATTTTTCGGTGGATCTTACGGCAATGTAGGGAGGACAGAGGCGGGATCGAAGGCGACGGTGGCTGGAGTGCTGTACAAGTGGACGAATTATGGAAAAGGGTGGAGATCGCGGTGGTTCTTGTTGAAAAATGGTGTGCTTTCTTACTCGAAGATTCGACGGCCACCGGAGAGTATTAATCTGGGTGATGATGTTAGATTGATCGGAGAAATATCGACGAATCGATTGTTGAGATTGGATAGTCGTGGCGGTAGTGGAAGACAGAAACTGCCAAAAAGTGTTGGCCTTGTTCATTTAAAG ATTTCATCATTTCGTGAGAGCAAGTCCGACGATAAGCGGTTTTACATATTTACTGCTACTAAGACACTTCATCTGAGAACTGATTCAAAGAGAGATAGAGTGGCTTGGATACGAGCACTGGTCTCAACTAGCAGCCTTTTTCCATCAAGATCGCTAAATGATAGTATCTCCCTTGTTCCAAATGATTTGTCTATCTCAACTGACAGGCTTAAGAAACGTTTACTTGAAGACGGTATCAATGAGAACATCGTAAAGGATTGCGAGCAGATCATGCTATCCGAGTTTTCTGAAATACAAGTTCAAGTTAAAGTTCTTTGTGAAGAACGGTCCAATTTGCTAGACACATTAAGGCAATTGGAG GCAGCTAATATTGAAAATGAAACCTCAGGAATTCCAGATGGCGAATATCAATTGACAAAGCATGAATTTTCAAGTTTAGGGCGTGGAAAATATAGTG AATATAGCACAACTGAGTCATCTGATGACATTGAGAAACAAGAGCTTGAGGAAGTGTCAGACGAAGATGGAACCTCCTTTTATGACACAAAAGAATATTTTACTGAACTGGCTGTCAGTGGTTTGTCAATGACAGAAGTTTCAAAGTACTCTGAGAAGGATAGGAGATTTAATCAGCTTGATAATGAAGAGAAAATGCATGCTGTGAAGCGAGTTTGCAGTTCTGGATATCCATATATTGAAAGGCGAAAAAAGCTTCCTGACCCGGTTGAGAAAGAGAAAGGAGTCAGTCTTTGGTCTATGATCAAAGACAATGTGGGGAAGGATCTCACACGAGTCTGTCTCCCTGTTTACTTTAATGAACCAATATCCTCTCTTCAGAAGTGTTTTGAGGACTTGGAGTACTCTTATCTTTTGGACAGAGCCTATGAATATGGAAAAGCA ggGAACAGTGACCTAAGGATCCTAAATGTTGCCGCTTTTGCTGTCTCTGGATATGCTTCCTCTGAAGGCCGGCACTGTAAACCCTTCAATCCTTTGCTAGGAGAAACTTATGAAGCTGACTTTCCTGATAAAGGAGTTCGTTTCTTCTCTGAAAAG GTTAGTCACCACCCAACTCTCATTGCCTGCCACTGTGAAGGTAGAGGGTGGAAGTTCTGGGGTGACAGCAACCTCCGCACAAAATTTTGGGGGCGGTCGATTCAGCTTGACCCTGTTGGAATCCTGACCCTAGAATTTGATGATGGTGAAATATTCCAGTGGAGCAAG GTCACAACAACGATCTATAATCTTATCCTTGGTAAATTGTATTGTGGTCACCATGGGATGATGCATATACAAGGAAATCGACAGTATTCATGCAAACTGAAGTTCAAAGAACAATCCATTCTTGACAGAAATCCTCACCAG GTTCAAGGGTTCGTTGAAGATGCTTCTGGTAATAAAGTTGCTTCATTATTTGGGAAGTGGGATGACAGCATGTATTATACTACTGGAGATGAGACTGGCAAGCCAAAGGATCGGATTCCCTCATCTAATGCCACCTTGCTTTGGAAAAGGAACAAGCCACCTCTTAATCTCACCCGGTACAACTTGACGACATTTGCTATCACCCTAAATGAATTGACGCCAGGACTCCAG ATTAAGGAGAGGCTCCCACCCACGGATTCCAGGCTTAGACCAGACCAGCGGCATTTGGAGAATGGGGAATATGAGAAAGCAAATGCAGAGAAACAACGGCTGGAGAGGAGGCAAAGAATG TCAAGGAAATTACAAGAACATGGATGGAAGCCCAGATGGTTCCAAAAGGAAGGTGAAAATGGATCTTTCCGCTATGGTGGTGGCTATTGGGAAGCTCGAGAGCAGGGAAATTGGGATGgatgtccaaatatttttggtgAATTCAATGAAGACCTAGTGGAATCCTCTGAAGGGCCCTGA
- the LOC118028591 gene encoding oxysterol-binding protein-related protein 2A isoform X2 has protein sequence MVIKMRVKEMHPLCCISLESSEVRSQSPDATLTRARSLPETFFGGSYGNVGRTEAGSKATVAGVLYKWTNYGKGWRSRWFLLKNGVLSYSKIRRPPESINLGDDVRLIGEISTNRLLRLDSRGGSGRQKLPKSVGLVHLKISSFRESKSDDKRFYIFTATKTLHLRTDSKRDRVAWIRALVSTSSLFPSRSLNDSISLVPNDLSISTDRLKKRLLEDGINENIVKDCEQIMLSEFSEIQVQVKVLCEERSNLLDTLRQLEAANIENETSGIPDGEYQLTKHEFSSLGRGKYSEYSTTESSDDIEKQELEEVSDEDGTSFYDTKEYFTELAVSGLSMTEVSKYSEKDRRFNQLDNEEKMHAVKRVCSSGYPYIERRKKLPDPVEKEKGVSLWSMIKDNVGKDLTRVCLPVYFNEPISSLQKCFEDLEYSYLLDRAYEYGKAGNSDLRILNVAAFAVSGYASSEGRHCKPFNPLLGETYEADFPDKGVRFFSEKVSHHPTLIACHCEGRGWKFWGDSNLRTKFWGRSIQLDPVGILTLEFDDGEIFQWSKVTTTIYNLILGKLYCGHHGMMHIQGNRQYSCKLKFKEQSILDRNPHQVQGFVEDASGNKVASLFGKWDDSMYYTTGDETGKPKDRIPSSNATLLWKRNKPPLNLTRYNLTTFAITLNELTPGLQERLPPTDSRLRPDQRHLENGEYEKANAEKQRLERRQRMSRKLQEHGWKPRWFQKEGENGSFRYGGGYWEAREQGNWDGCPNIFGEFNEDLVESSEGP, from the exons atggttaTAAAAATGAGGGTCAAAGAAATGCATCCATTATGCTGCATCTCACTTGAGAGCTCAGAAGTTCGGAGCCAATCACCGGATGCAACGTTGACTCGAGCAAGATCGTTGCCGGAGACATTTTTCGGTGGATCTTACGGCAATGTAGGGAGGACAGAGGCGGGATCGAAGGCGACGGTGGCTGGAGTGCTGTACAAGTGGACGAATTATGGAAAAGGGTGGAGATCGCGGTGGTTCTTGTTGAAAAATGGTGTGCTTTCTTACTCGAAGATTCGACGGCCACCGGAGAGTATTAATCTGGGTGATGATGTTAGATTGATCGGAGAAATATCGACGAATCGATTGTTGAGATTGGATAGTCGTGGCGGTAGTGGAAGACAGAAACTGCCAAAAAGTGTTGGCCTTGTTCATTTAAAG ATTTCATCATTTCGTGAGAGCAAGTCCGACGATAAGCGGTTTTACATATTTACTGCTACTAAGACACTTCATCTGAGAACTGATTCAAAGAGAGATAGAGTGGCTTGGATACGAGCACTGGTCTCAACTAGCAGCCTTTTTCCATCAAGATCGCTAAATGATAGTATCTCCCTTGTTCCAAATGATTTGTCTATCTCAACTGACAGGCTTAAGAAACGTTTACTTGAAGACGGTATCAATGAGAACATCGTAAAGGATTGCGAGCAGATCATGCTATCCGAGTTTTCTGAAATACAAGTTCAAGTTAAAGTTCTTTGTGAAGAACGGTCCAATTTGCTAGACACATTAAGGCAATTGGAG GCAGCTAATATTGAAAATGAAACCTCAGGAATTCCAGATGGCGAATATCAATTGACAAAGCATGAATTTTCAAGTTTAGGGCGTGGAAAATATAGTG AATATAGCACAACTGAGTCATCTGATGACATTGAGAAACAAGAGCTTGAGGAAGTGTCAGACGAAGATGGAACCTCCTTTTATGACACAAAAGAATATTTTACTGAACTGGCTGTCAGTGGTTTGTCAATGACAGAAGTTTCAAAGTACTCTGAGAAGGATAGGAGATTTAATCAGCTTGATAATGAAGAGAAAATGCATGCTGTGAAGCGAGTTTGCAGTTCTGGATATCCATATATTGAAAGGCGAAAAAAGCTTCCTGACCCGGTTGAGAAAGAGAAAGGAGTCAGTCTTTGGTCTATGATCAAAGACAATGTGGGGAAGGATCTCACACGAGTCTGTCTCCCTGTTTACTTTAATGAACCAATATCCTCTCTTCAGAAGTGTTTTGAGGACTTGGAGTACTCTTATCTTTTGGACAGAGCCTATGAATATGGAAAAGCA ggGAACAGTGACCTAAGGATCCTAAATGTTGCCGCTTTTGCTGTCTCTGGATATGCTTCCTCTGAAGGCCGGCACTGTAAACCCTTCAATCCTTTGCTAGGAGAAACTTATGAAGCTGACTTTCCTGATAAAGGAGTTCGTTTCTTCTCTGAAAAG GTTAGTCACCACCCAACTCTCATTGCCTGCCACTGTGAAGGTAGAGGGTGGAAGTTCTGGGGTGACAGCAACCTCCGCACAAAATTTTGGGGGCGGTCGATTCAGCTTGACCCTGTTGGAATCCTGACCCTAGAATTTGATGATGGTGAAATATTCCAGTGGAGCAAG GTCACAACAACGATCTATAATCTTATCCTTGGTAAATTGTATTGTGGTCACCATGGGATGATGCATATACAAGGAAATCGACAGTATTCATGCAAACTGAAGTTCAAAGAACAATCCATTCTTGACAGAAATCCTCACCAG GTTCAAGGGTTCGTTGAAGATGCTTCTGGTAATAAAGTTGCTTCATTATTTGGGAAGTGGGATGACAGCATGTATTATACTACTGGAGATGAGACTGGCAAGCCAAAGGATCGGATTCCCTCATCTAATGCCACCTTGCTTTGGAAAAGGAACAAGCCACCTCTTAATCTCACCCGGTACAACTTGACGACATTTGCTATCACCCTAAATGAATTGACGCCAGGACTCCAG GAGAGGCTCCCACCCACGGATTCCAGGCTTAGACCAGACCAGCGGCATTTGGAGAATGGGGAATATGAGAAAGCAAATGCAGAGAAACAACGGCTGGAGAGGAGGCAAAGAATG TCAAGGAAATTACAAGAACATGGATGGAAGCCCAGATGGTTCCAAAAGGAAGGTGAAAATGGATCTTTCCGCTATGGTGGTGGCTATTGGGAAGCTCGAGAGCAGGGAAATTGGGATGgatgtccaaatatttttggtgAATTCAATGAAGACCTAGTGGAATCCTCTGAAGGGCCCTGA